One stretch of Musicola paradisiaca NCPPB 2511 DNA includes these proteins:
- the lptA gene encoding lipopolysaccharide ABC transporter substrate-binding protein LptA, protein MKSNLNNNVLHSILVASALFAVSLPALALTGDTDQPIHIDSDQQALDMQSNVVTFTGNVIVTQGSIKVQADKVVVTRPNGQQGHEIIEGYGNPATFYQMQDNGKPVKGHAQKMRYELDKQLVILTGNAYLEQLDSNVKGDRITYLVQQQQMEAFSDKGKRVTTVLVPSQLQDKGTQANPNGVKPAASQSKPGASQTKPAKQQ, encoded by the coding sequence ATGAAATCCAACCTAAACAATAATGTGTTGCACAGCATCCTGGTCGCCAGCGCCCTGTTCGCCGTCAGCCTTCCGGCATTGGCGCTGACCGGCGATACCGATCAGCCCATCCATATCGATTCCGATCAGCAGGCGCTGGATATGCAGAGCAACGTGGTCACATTCACCGGCAACGTGATCGTGACCCAGGGTTCCATCAAGGTTCAGGCCGACAAAGTCGTGGTCACACGTCCGAACGGCCAGCAGGGCCATGAAATCATTGAAGGTTACGGCAACCCGGCGACCTTTTATCAGATGCAGGACAACGGTAAACCGGTAAAAGGACACGCGCAGAAAATGCGCTATGAACTGGACAAGCAGCTCGTCATTCTTACCGGCAACGCTTATCTGGAACAGCTTGACAGTAATGTCAAAGGCGATCGCATTACCTACCTGGTTCAACAACAACAGATGGAAGCCTTCAGCGACAAGGGTAAACGGGTAACTACCGTTCTGGTGCCGTCGCAATTGCAGGACAAGGGTACCCAGGCCAATCCGAATGGCGTTAAGCCTGCCGCAAGTCAGAGCAAACCCGGCGCCAGTCAGACCAAACCCGCCAAACAACAGTGA
- the lptB gene encoding LPS export ABC transporter ATP-binding protein: MATLIAENLAKAYKGRKVVENVSLNVNSGEIVGLLGPNGAGKTTTFYMVVGIVPRDEGRIVIDDEDISLLPLHDRARRGIGYLPQEASIFRRLSVYDNLMAVLQIRKDLTREQQQDRANELMDEFHITHLRDNLGQSLSGGERRRVEIARALAANPKFILLDEPFAGVDPISVIDIKKIIEHLRDSGLGVLITDHNVRETLDVCERAYIVSQGQLIAHGSPIDILANEQVKRVYLGEGFRL; this comes from the coding sequence ATGGCAACATTAATTGCAGAGAATCTGGCCAAAGCGTACAAGGGCCGCAAAGTGGTGGAAAACGTCAGCCTGAATGTGAATTCAGGCGAGATCGTCGGACTGCTGGGCCCTAACGGCGCGGGCAAAACCACTACGTTTTACATGGTCGTGGGGATCGTGCCGCGTGACGAAGGCCGCATCGTCATCGACGATGAAGACATCAGTCTGCTGCCGCTGCACGACCGCGCTCGCCGCGGCATCGGCTATCTGCCGCAGGAAGCGTCGATTTTCCGGCGATTAAGCGTCTACGACAACCTGATGGCCGTTCTGCAAATCCGCAAGGATCTGACCCGGGAGCAACAGCAGGATCGCGCCAACGAGCTTATGGACGAGTTTCATATTACTCACCTGCGCGATAATCTGGGACAATCACTGTCCGGCGGTGAACGGCGCCGAGTAGAAATCGCCCGAGCGCTGGCGGCCAACCCGAAATTCATTTTGCTGGACGAACCCTTTGCCGGCGTAGATCCCATTTCGGTCATCGATATCAAAAAAATCATCGAGCATCTGCGCGACAGCGGGCTAGGCGTGCTGATTACCGACCATAATGTTCGCGAGACGCTGGATGTCTGTGAACGTGCCTATATCGTCAGCCAGGGCCAGCTTATTGCCCATGGCTCACCAATAGATATACTGGCGAATGAACAAGTGAAACGGGTCTATCTGGGTGAAGGCTTCCGACTCTGA
- the rpoN gene encoding RNA polymerase factor sigma-54, translated as MKQGLQLRLSQQLAMTPQLQQAIRLLQLSTLELQQEIQQALESNPLLEQADNHEEVETQESSDHETLDTREALEQKEMPDELPLDAAWDEIYTAGTPSGTSTDYRDEELPVYQGETTQTLQDYLMWQVELTPFSDTDAAIATSIVDAVDNTGYLTVSLEDIRDSIGDDSLTLEEVEAVLKRVQRFDPVGVGARDLRECLLVQLSQFDEKTTPRLAEARMIVSEYLDLLANHDFRMLIRSSRMKEETLKEALALIQSLDPRPGQSINTGESEYVIPDVLVRKIQGHWAVELNTDSVPRLQINQQYAALGNNARNDSDGQFIRSHLQEARWLIKSLESRNDTLLKVTRCIVEQQQAFFEHGEEFMKPMVLADIAQAVDMHESTISRVTTQKFLHSPRGIFELKYFFSSHVNTDSGGEASSTAIRALVKKLIAAENPAKPLSDSKLTTLLSEQGIIVARRTVAKYRESLSIPPSNQRKQLV; from the coding sequence ATGAAGCAAGGTTTGCAACTCAGGCTTAGTCAGCAACTGGCTATGACACCGCAATTACAGCAGGCGATCCGTCTACTGCAATTGTCCACACTTGAACTCCAGCAGGAAATCCAACAGGCGCTGGAAAGCAACCCATTGCTGGAACAGGCTGACAACCATGAAGAAGTAGAAACGCAGGAAAGTAGCGACCACGAAACGCTGGACACCCGCGAAGCGCTGGAGCAGAAGGAAATGCCGGACGAGCTGCCGCTCGACGCCGCCTGGGATGAAATCTATACCGCAGGCACACCGTCCGGCACCAGTACCGATTATCGCGACGAAGAGCTGCCGGTCTATCAGGGCGAAACCACTCAGACGTTGCAGGATTATCTGATGTGGCAGGTGGAACTGACGCCGTTCTCCGATACCGATGCCGCCATTGCAACCTCAATCGTCGATGCAGTCGACAATACCGGCTATCTGACGGTTTCGCTGGAGGATATCCGCGACAGCATCGGCGACGACAGCCTCACGCTGGAAGAGGTGGAGGCCGTACTGAAACGAGTGCAGCGCTTCGATCCCGTCGGCGTCGGCGCCCGCGACCTGCGCGAATGCCTGCTGGTACAGTTATCCCAGTTTGATGAAAAAACCACGCCGCGGCTGGCCGAAGCCAGAATGATCGTCAGCGAATATCTGGATCTGCTGGCCAACCATGATTTCCGGATGCTGATCCGTTCCAGTCGAATGAAGGAAGAAACGCTGAAAGAAGCGTTGGCGCTGATCCAATCGCTCGACCCGCGCCCCGGCCAGTCCATCAATACCGGCGAATCGGAATACGTGATCCCGGATGTCCTGGTTCGCAAGATCCAAGGTCATTGGGCGGTGGAGCTGAATACCGACAGCGTGCCCAGACTACAGATCAACCAGCAGTACGCCGCACTCGGCAACAACGCCCGTAACGACAGTGACGGTCAGTTCATCCGCAGCCATTTGCAGGAAGCCCGCTGGCTGATCAAAAGCTTGGAAAGCCGCAACGACACGTTGCTGAAAGTCACCCGCTGCATCGTAGAACAGCAGCAGGCGTTTTTTGAACATGGCGAGGAATTCATGAAACCCATGGTACTGGCGGATATCGCTCAGGCCGTGGATATGCACGAGTCCACCATCTCCCGCGTGACAACCCAAAAATTTCTACATAGCCCGCGGGGCATTTTCGAATTGAAGTATTTTTTCTCCAGCCACGTCAACACCGACAGCGGCGGCGAAGCGTCATCCACCGCCATCCGTGCGCTGGTCAAGAAACTGATTGCAGCGGAAAACCCTGCAAAACCTCTGAGCGACAGCAAGCTGACCACCCTACTCTCCGAACAGGGCATTATCGTGGCGCGGCGCACTGTAGCAAAATATCGCGAGTCTTTATCCATCCCGCCGTCGAATCAACGTAAACAGCTGGTTTGA
- the hpf gene encoding ribosome hibernation promoting factor: MQLNITGHHVEITDSMREFVTSKFAKLEQYFDRINQVYVVLKVEKIQHIADATIHVNGGELHATSEAEDMYASIDLLIDKLARQLNKHKDKLKQH, encoded by the coding sequence ATGCAGCTGAACATTACCGGACACCATGTCGAAATTACTGACTCCATGCGCGAGTTCGTCACATCGAAATTCGCCAAACTTGAGCAATACTTTGATCGAATTAATCAGGTGTATGTGGTGTTGAAAGTGGAGAAAATCCAGCATATTGCCGACGCCACCATCCATGTGAACGGCGGCGAGCTGCATGCCACCTCAGAAGCGGAGGATATGTATGCCTCCATCGATCTGTTGATCGATAAGCTGGCAAGGCAGTTGAACAAGCATAAGGATAAACTGAAACAACACTGA
- the ptsN gene encoding PTS IIA-like nitrogen regulatory protein PtsN codes for MNNEPVIQLSAVLRKECTRSAVHCQSKKRALEIISELAARQLNLPPQMIFESILTRERMGSTGIGNGIAIPHGKLEDENTLGAVGVFIQLEHPVAFDAIDNQPVDLLFALLVPAEQCKTHLHTLSLVAKRLADKSVCRRLRAVQNDDELYHIMTDQDLADHT; via the coding sequence ATGAACAACGAGCCCGTTATTCAACTCAGCGCCGTACTCCGCAAAGAGTGTACCCGTAGCGCCGTTCACTGCCAGAGCAAAAAGCGCGCCCTGGAAATCATCAGTGAACTGGCTGCCAGGCAGCTCAATCTGCCGCCGCAAATGATCTTTGAATCCATCCTGACGCGGGAACGCATGGGCAGTACCGGTATTGGTAACGGTATCGCCATTCCACATGGAAAACTGGAAGACGAAAACACACTGGGGGCAGTAGGCGTCTTCATTCAGCTGGAACATCCAGTGGCGTTTGACGCCATCGACAATCAGCCCGTCGATCTGCTTTTTGCCTTGCTGGTTCCTGCTGAACAATGTAAAACCCATTTACATACCTTGTCCCTCGTTGCCAAGCGGCTGGCGGACAAATCTGTATGCCGTCGGCTACGCGCTGTGCAGAACGATGATGAGCTGTACCACATCATGACCGACCAGGATCTCGCCGATCACACCTGA
- the rapZ gene encoding RNase adapter RapZ — protein MVLMIVSGRSGSGKSVALRALEDMGFYCVDNLPVVLLPELACTLAERNISAAVSIDVRNMPETPEVLEQALTRLPQSFSPQLLFLDADRNTLIRRYSDTRRLHPLSSKNLSLESAIDEENDLLEPLRSRADLIIDTSEMSVHELAEMLRTRLLGKRERELTMVFESFGYKHGIPIDADYVFDVRFLPNPHWDPKLRPMTGLDKPVAAFLDRHTEVHNFIYQTRSYLELWLPMLETNNRSYLTVAIGCTGGKHRSVYIAEQLADYFRSRGKNVQSRHRTLEKRKS, from the coding sequence ATGGTGCTGATGATTGTCAGTGGTCGTTCAGGTTCGGGAAAATCCGTGGCTCTACGTGCGCTGGAAGACATGGGATTCTACTGTGTGGACAACTTGCCGGTGGTGCTGCTGCCGGAGCTGGCGTGTACGCTGGCGGAGCGCAACATTTCCGCAGCGGTCAGTATCGATGTCCGCAATATGCCGGAAACGCCAGAAGTTCTGGAACAGGCGCTGACCAGATTGCCCCAGAGCTTTTCCCCGCAGTTGTTGTTCCTCGACGCCGATCGCAACACATTAATCCGCCGTTACAGCGACACGCGCCGGCTCCACCCGCTTTCCAGCAAAAACCTGTCGCTGGAAAGCGCCATTGATGAAGAAAATGATCTGCTGGAGCCGCTGCGTTCACGCGCCGATCTGATTATCGACACCTCGGAAATGTCAGTGCATGAGCTGGCGGAAATGCTACGGACGCGGCTGTTGGGCAAGCGCGAACGTGAACTGACCATGGTGTTCGAGTCCTTTGGCTACAAGCACGGCATTCCCATTGATGCGGACTATGTATTTGACGTGCGCTTCCTGCCCAACCCGCATTGGGATCCTAAACTGCGCCCCATGACCGGGCTGGACAAGCCGGTCGCTGCATTTCTGGATCGCCACACCGAGGTGCATAACTTCATCTATCAAACCCGCAGTTATCTCGAACTCTGGCTGCCGATGCTGGAAACCAATAACCGCAGCTATCTCACGGTGGCAATTGGTTGTACCGGCGGCAAACACCGTTCCGTCTACATTGCCGAACAATTGGCGGATTATTTCCGCTCCCGCGGCAAGAATGTGCAATCCCGCCATCGCACGCTGGAAAAACGCAAATCATGA
- the npr gene encoding PTS phosphocarrier protein NPr — translation MTVRQTVEVKNRLGMHARPAMKLFELVQSFDAEVLLRNESGTEADASSVIAMLMLDSAKGRYIEVEATGPDEEQALAAVIQLFEAGFDED, via the coding sequence ATGACCGTCAGGCAAACCGTTGAAGTCAAAAACCGCCTGGGCATGCACGCCAGGCCGGCCATGAAACTGTTCGAACTGGTGCAAAGTTTTGATGCCGAAGTGCTGTTGCGTAACGAAAGCGGTACCGAAGCCGACGCCAGCAGCGTCATCGCCATGTTAATGCTGGACTCCGCTAAAGGGCGTTACATTGAAGTGGAAGCCACCGGCCCAGACGAAGAACAAGCATTAGCGGCCGTCATTCAGCTGTTTGAGGCAGGGTTTGACGAAGATTAA
- the rnk gene encoding nucleoside diphosphate kinase regulator, with protein sequence MDKPHLTINELDAERLDALLEQSAFAGTDVAQALNAELDRAHIVAPVEIPPDVVTMNSRVRFRDLLTCEEHIRTLVYPATLKDSSEQISVMAPLGAALLGMHVGKTINWPLPNGEETRIEVMELLYQPEAAGEYHR encoded by the coding sequence ATGGATAAACCACACCTGACGATTAACGAGCTGGATGCCGAGCGCCTGGATGCGCTACTGGAACAATCCGCTTTTGCCGGTACCGACGTTGCGCAGGCACTGAATGCGGAGCTGGATCGGGCGCACATCGTCGCACCGGTTGAGATACCGCCCGATGTGGTCACCATGAACAGCCGGGTACGATTCCGGGATTTGTTGACGTGTGAAGAACACATCCGCACGCTGGTTTACCCGGCAACACTGAAGGATAGCAGCGAGCAGATTTCCGTGATGGCGCCGCTGGGAGCCGCCTTGTTGGGGATGCACGTCGGCAAGACCATCAACTGGCCGTTGCCGAACGGTGAAGAAACCCGGATTGAGGTCATGGAACTGCTGTACCAGCCGGAAGCGGCGGGTGAGTACCACCGCTGA